A stretch of DNA from Bradyrhizobium diazoefficiens:
CGAGCGTATCCAGAAGTTCTGGAAGGAGCAGATTGCTCTGTTGGCCAAGCACAGACGAGCCGAGTTCAAGGCCTTGGTGGCAGCGATCCGCAAGCATCGCGATCTCGCCGCACGTCTCGATCTGATCTACAGCGTTGGCGGCAGCGGCTTGCCGACCGCGGTTGCCATCTTGATCAGGATGCCCGAGATCGGTCGGATCACCCGCGAGCAAGCCGCAGCCCTCACCGGACTTGCGCCTTACGATGACGACAGCGGCAAGCATATCGGCGCCCGTCGAATTGACGGCGGACGCCAGCGCTTGCGTCAGGCACTCTACACCGCAGCTCTTCCGGCCTCCTTCCGCTGGAACCCGCAGCTCATGGCCCTGTACAGCCGGCTGATCGCCGCCGGCAAGGGCCACAAGCGCGCGCTCGTCGCCTGTGCCAGAAAGCTGATCGTCATCATCAACGCCGTCGTCGCCCGCGGAACACCGTGGGTCGCTGAACCGCCCAAAACCGTGAGTGTGTCCGTCACCTGATC
This window harbors:
- a CDS encoding IS110 family transposase, with protein sequence MAKRNTICAGIDTSKDKLDVALDGSSEELQVKNTAEGHQELVEWLKRHKVKRVGIEASGGYEQAAVAELRRKRFVVIVFQPIQVRAYATFHLQRAKNDKIDAALIAACTAAVKNIHPAPDPRLQPFAVHLTMIDQIKEDIAKLKNRLESCRDERIQKFWKEQIALLAKHRRAEFKALVAAIRKHRDLAARLDLIYSVGGSGLPTAVAILIRMPEIGRITREQAAALTGLAPYDDDSGKHIGARRIDGGRQRLRQALYTAALPASFRWNPQLMALYSRLIAAGKGHKRALVACARKLIVIINAVVARGTPWVAEPPKTVSVSVT